The genomic DNA TAATCGCCCGCACCAGAACAGTTCGTGAGACGCATGAGCAAACGCTGTCGGGCCAGCCCTGGAGCGTCCTGCGCGCCATGCTTGCAGCAAGGATGGATCCTGAGGTGCTCGACCCCAGGGTCACCATGGCCATACTGACCTCAGCCGCTGAGCAGCCGGCCCTTCTCGACCCGCTGCGTCAATACATTCAGCAAACCCGCAAACGTATCCTCGAAGAAGAACGGGAATCTCCCACGGCATGGTTGCTGTGGGCAGCCGCCGACGGCCTGTTGTTCCAGGAATTACTTGATATCTCACCGGTACCCAGCGACCAACGCAGGCTGGTTTACCAACAACTGCAACGACTGGCCAAGGATCTGCTCAAATGAAACAAGATCCAGCATCCTTTTCCGGCATGCATTCACACGCCAAAAGCGTGTCACCAATACCGCTACGCAATGGCTGCATTACTCTTGCTATCTTGGTCTACGCTACCCTGTTGCTGTCATCCTGCGGCGGCAATGATAAAGCAGCAATGGAGCCCCGTACGGTCCGCCTCTACCAAGTCAGCAGTAATAATAACTTTCAAGCAGCTCGCCACTTCGTCGGTCGCGTCGACGCAGTCAACACAGTAGACCTGTCTTTTCAGGTGAGTGGCCGCATCATCGATATGCCGGTCCATCAGGGCAAGTTTGTTGCTAAGGGAACACTAATCGCCGCGCTTGATTCATCTGATTATCAACTCGCGGTGCGCGAAGCTGAACTACAACTCGAACAGGCCTCGCGCGATCTTGAGAGAACCCGTACCTTGTTCGAACGGGGCACACTGCCGCAAGCAAAATTCGATCAGGCCGAAACCGCATACAAACTGCGTAAAGTTGCTCTTGTTACAGCACAACGAAACCTTGCCTACACACGCATCCTCGCACCGTTCGATGCACTGGTAACACGACGACTGGTCGATCCGTTCACCAACGTACCCGCTGGCGCACAAATCGTGCGAGTGCAAAACGTGGAGGAATTCCGTGTTCACATCAACGTCCCGGAGAACTTGATGGCGACTCTTGAATCACCGGAACGACTGATGGCCGACGCAATTTTCGGTAACGACTCGGAGCATCCGTTGCCGCTCAAATATCACGAACATGAAACTGAGCCGAATTCCGTAGCACAATCCTATCGCGTCACCTTCAGCTTGGCGCGCCAGCACGAAAAGACAATTTTACCGGGTATGACCGTTACGGTGCGTGTAAGTGAAGCCAGCAACCGCCCGGATGCCATGATTGACATTCCCCAGTCCGCACTTGACAGCGATGCCGAAGGCAAATTCCGTGTGTGGGTTTACCAACCGAAAAAATCTGTGGTGACTGCACAGCCGGTCAAGGTACATGGCGTCACCAAGCAGGGCCACGCTCTGGTCGCCGGTCTCTCAGGTAACGAACAGGTTGTTAGTGCTGGCGTGCGGCTATTGCACGATAACATGCCCGTAACCCCATTCAACGGATTCTGATAGGGCGCCTCATGGATATCGCACGCACCTCCATCAAGCGTCCTGTCAACACCTGGCTGATTATACTTGCATGCCTGCTCGGCGGCTTGTGGGGAATGAACAATATTGGCCGCCTCGAAGACCCTGCCTTCACCATCAAGATGGCACTGGTGGTCACGCCCTACCCTGGCGCCACCGCAGTAGAAGTAGAAAAGGAAATCACCGAGCCGCTGGAATCCGCCATCCAGCAATTACCACAGCTGAAACGACTGACCTCGCGATCTCGACCCGGTGAGTCTATTATCAAGGTCGAGATAAAGAACCAGTATGACGGCGACACAATGCCGCAAGTTTGGGATGAACTGCGACGCAAGGTCGGTGACGCACAAAGCTTCCTGCCAATTGGGGCTTTAAATTCCACTGTCCATGATGACTATGGCGATGTGTTCGGAATTTTCTTTGCGGTCGTCGCACCAGACCTAACTGATTCCGAGGTACGCGAGCTCTCGCGCTTCCTACGCCGCGAGTTATTGAATGTGCCAAATGTGTCGAAA from Alcanivorax sp. includes the following:
- a CDS encoding TetR/AcrR family transcriptional regulator; this encodes MNTTSTRDMILDAAQRIAVEHGSGRITLDKVARESGFSKGGLLYHFATKEALLQAMLERLIARTRTVRETHEQTLSGQPWSVLRAMLAARMDPEVLDPRVTMAILTSAAEQPALLDPLRQYIQQTRKRILEEERESPTAWLLWAAADGLLFQELLDISPVPSDQRRLVYQQLQRLAKDLLK
- a CDS encoding efflux RND transporter periplasmic adaptor subunit; the protein is MKQDPASFSGMHSHAKSVSPIPLRNGCITLAILVYATLLLSSCGGNDKAAMEPRTVRLYQVSSNNNFQAARHFVGRVDAVNTVDLSFQVSGRIIDMPVHQGKFVAKGTLIAALDSSDYQLAVREAELQLEQASRDLERTRTLFERGTLPQAKFDQAETAYKLRKVALVTAQRNLAYTRILAPFDALVTRRLVDPFTNVPAGAQIVRVQNVEEFRVHINVPENLMATLESPERLMADAIFGNDSEHPLPLKYHEHETEPNSVAQSYRVTFSLARQHEKTILPGMTVTVRVSEASNRPDAMIDIPQSALDSDAEGKFRVWVYQPKKSVVTAQPVKVHGVTKQGHALVAGLSGNEQVVSAGVRLLHDNMPVTPFNGF